In Porites lutea chromosome 9, jaPorLute2.1, whole genome shotgun sequence, a single window of DNA contains:
- the LOC140947938 gene encoding blastula protease 10-like yields the protein MYWLVILLLIRTVHSNSHNPDENQGINDPKLFEGDMILTPEQRYRAEHGKPVFGSNRRKRGASTFALWPLGVLVYEIDQTLAGNSTAMDAINAGMDEWTAKTCIRFKKRTHESSYVLFQDGSGCSSNIGRTRHQPQEINLARGCRTRGIVAHEIGHALGFFHEQSRADRDSFVRILTQNIRPGFENNFLKYDNGFINSLTSPYDYGSVMHYGDKYFSKNGQPTIEVLRPGFKIGQRNGLSPTDAQQANLLYQALCDEIGKS from the exons aaaatcaAGGCATAAATGATCCTAAACTTTTTGAGGGAGACATGATTCTTACACCAGAACAGCGTTACAGAGCAGAGCATGGGAAGCCTGTGTTTGGCTCAAACCGGCGCAAAAGAGGTGCAAGCACTTTCGCCCTGTGGCCACTTGGGGTACTTGTCTATGAAATCGATCAAACTCTTG CTGGAAATTCCACTGCAATGGACGCTATAAACGCAGGAATGGATGAATGGACCGCAAAAACTTGCATACGCTTTAAAAAGAGGACGCACGAGTCATCCTACGTCCTATTCCAGGATGGTAGCGG GTGCTCTTCGAATATTGGAAGGACTAGGCATCAACCGCAAGAAATCAATCTTGCGAGGGGATGCCGTACCAGAGGGATTGTTGCTCACGAAATAG GACATGCCCTCGGTTTCTTCCACGAACAGTCTCGTGCTGATAGAGACTCTTTTGTTAGGATATTGACACAAAACATAAGACCAG GTTTCGAAAACAATTTTCTCAAGTACGACAATGGTTTTATTAATTCCCTTACGAGTCCCTACGATTATGGAAGCGTGATGCACTACGGAGACAAATATTTTAGTAAAAATGGTCAGCCCACGATTGAAGTTCTAAGGCCTGGG tttaaaATTGGCCAAAGAAATGGCCTAAGTCCAACTGATGCGCAACAAGCAAACCTGCTCTACCAGGCATTGTGCGACG AAATTGGAAAGTCTTAG
- the LOC140947310 gene encoding zinc metalloproteinase nas-15-like has protein sequence MYWFVVLFLARTVYSNSHNPDENRGIYNPNLFEGDMILSPKQRYNAEHGRDVFGSGRKRGASKFPLWPYGVLVYTIDSSLARHRKALRAIRAGMADWTNKTCIRFKQRVNESSYVLFKNGNGCSSQLGRTGRRQNITLARGCWIKGIVVHEIGHALGFFHEQSRPDRDNFVEILLKNVLPGTEGNFRKYGTGLYIDSLGSKYDYGSVMHYGEKYFSKNGLPTIRVKQPGAKIGQRIGLSATDAIQANKLYQSCTGVVCRDRWSLCRRYSRFCRSISRLRRLCEKTCKVC, from the exons ATGTACTGGTTTGTCGTTCTTTTCTTGGCCAGAACTGTGTATAGCAATTCGCATAATCCTGATG AAAATCGAGGCATCTATAACCCAAACCTCTTTGAGGGAGACATGATTCTTTCACCAAAGCAGCGATACAACGCAGAACATGGAAGGGATGTTTTTGGCTCAGGCCGCAAAAGAGGTGCAAGCAAGTTCCCTCTGTGGCCATATGGGGTGCTTGTCTATACAATCGATTCCTCTCTTG CCAGACATCGAAAGGCATTAAGGGCTATAAGAGCAGGAATGGCTGATTGGACAAACAAAACGTGCATACGCTTTAAGCAAAGGGTGAATGAGTCATCCTACGTGTTATTCAAAAATGGAAATGG GTGCTCCTCGCAACTTGGAAGAACTGGAAGGCGACAAAACATCACTCTAGCACGGGGATGCTGGATCAAGGGCATTGTGGTTCACGAAATTG GACATGCGCTCGGTTTCTTTCACGAACAGTCTCGTCCTGACAGAGATAACTTTGTCGAGATATTGCTTAAGAACGTACTACCGG GTACAGAGggcaattttcgaaaatacggCACTGGTCTTTATATTGACTCTCTTGGAAGCAAGTACGATTACGGAAGCGTGATGCACTACGGAGAGAAGTATTTTAGTAAAAACGGTCTGCCCACGATACGAGTTAAACAACCGGGA GCTAAAATTGGCCAAAGAATTGGTCTAAGTGCTACAGATGCGATTCAAGCAAACAAGTTATATCAATCTTGCACCG GAGTTGTGTGTCGGGATCGTTGGTCTCTCTGCAGACGTTACTCACGATTCTGCCGTAGCATATCCCGGCTCAGACGTTTGTGTGAAAAGACCTGCAAAGTCTGCTAA
- the LOC140947307 gene encoding high choriolytic enzyme 1-like has product MSAIRAGMAEWTTKTCIRFRRRTNEPSYVLFRTGRGCSSQVGRTGRQQQITLAPGCWFRGIVAHEIGHALGFFHEQSRPDRDSFVRILTQNIQPGRENNFNKYTTGIIDSLGSPYDYGSVMHYRANAFSKNGRPTIQVLQPGQTIGQRNGLSPIDASQANKLYQSLCAAPIATATPVPTATPPDINECLSSPCHPNAVCQNTIGSFTCTCRSGFTGNGRFCRDTNECLSSPCHSNAVCQNTIGSFTCTCRSGFTGNGRFCRVAACRDSSFCRLFSVSLRNCRTRWWVRSLCKRTCNTC; this is encoded by the exons ATGTCGGCCATAAGAGCAGGCATGGCTGAATGGACCACAAAAACATGCATTCGCTTTAGAAGAAGGACGAATGAGCCATCCTACGTCTTATTCCGAACTGGCAGAGG GTGCTCTTCGCAAGTTGGAAGAACTGGAAGGCAGCAACAGATCACTCTAGCGCCGGGATGTTGGTTCAGAGGAATTGTTGCTCACGAAATTG GACATGCCCTCGGTTTCTTCCACGAACAGTCTCGTCCTGATAGAGACTCTTTTGTTAGGATATTGACACAGAACATACAACCGG GTAGGGAGAACAATTTTAACAAATATACCACTGGTATTATTGACTCTCTTGGAAGCCCATACGATTACGGGAGCGTGATGCACTACAGAGCCAACGCTTTTAGTAAAAACGGTCGGCCTACGATACAAGTTCTACAACCCGGG caaaCGATTGGCCAAAGAAATGGTTTAAGTCCAATAGATGCGAGTCAAGCAAACAAATTATACCAATCATTGTGCGCAG CGCCAATCGCGACAGCTACTCCAGTCCCAACAGCTACTCCCCCAG ATATCAATGAGTGCCTCTCTTCACCCTGCCACCCTAATGCCGTTTGTCAGAATACCATTGGCTCCTTTACTTGCACCTGTAGATCCGGATTTACTGGAAATGGAAGATTTTGCAGAG ATACCAATGAGTGCCTCTCTTCACCCTGCCACTCTAATGCCGTTTGTCAGAATACCATTGGCTCCTTTACTTGCACCTGTAGATCCGGATTTACTGGAAATGGAAGATTTTGCAGAG TTGCAGCATGTCGGGATTCCAGTTTCTGCAGATTGTTTTCAGTGTCTCTACGAAACTGCCGTACTCGCTGGTGGGTGAGATCATTGTGCAAGAGGACCTGTAACACGTGCTGA